A genomic region of Cotesia glomerata isolate CgM1 linkage group LG9, MPM_Cglom_v2.3, whole genome shotgun sequence contains the following coding sequences:
- the LOC123271886 gene encoding protein NipSnap isoform X2: protein MSTSVIGRRLSIPAIARNLPMFTTTRFISRTLPLNQDNKSEGWLSKLGVRKMEPTKESHSRMLSDKEVIYALHTHNIRPDSIDKYLANYQENVNLIHSKKSELNCELVGSWTVEVGDLDQALHLWQYTGGFERIDRAQLALSKDEAYQRLLRERGNYLRSRHLQYLLAFSYWPQLGKREGPNIYEIRSYRLRPGTMIEWGNNWARAINHRRNNDEPFAGYFSQIGRLYNVHHIWCYKDLQARKETRESAWRSPGWDECVAYTVPLIREMHSRILKPTSFSPTQ, encoded by the exons atgtcgACATCAGTAATAGGTAGACGGTTATCCATACCGGCAATTGCTAGAAATTTGCCTATGTTTACAACAACTCg ATTCATATCGCGAACATTGCCATTAAATCAAGACAATAAAAGTGAAGGATGGTTAAGTAAGCTTGGTGTAAGAAAAATGGAGCCCACCAAAGAATCACATTCGCGTATGCTGTCAGACAAAGAAGTTATTTATGCATTACATACACACAATATACGACCTGATTCTATTGACAAGTATCTCGCTAATTA CCAGGAAAATGTAAATCTTATCCATTCCAAGAAAAGTGAATTAAACTGCGAATTAGTCGGCTCCTGGACCGTTGAAGTCGGGGATCTTGATCAAGCTTTACATTTGTGGCAATACACCGGTGGCTTTGAACGTATTGATCGTGCTCAGCTTGCATTATCTAAGGACGAa GCTTATCAACGATTACTTCGTGAACGCGGTAATTATTTGAGATCACGACATTTACAGTATCTGCTCGCATTTAGTTACTGGCCGCAACTCGGGAAACGTGAGGGTCCCAATATCTATGAGATAAGAAGCTACAGATTGAGACCTGGTACTATGATTGAGTGGGGAAATAATTGGGCACGAGCTATTAATCACAGGAGAAATAATGATGAACCCTTTGCTGGTTACTTTTCCCAAATTGGTCGCCTGTATAATGTTCATCATATTTGGT gcTATAAAGATTTACAAGCGAGAAAAGAAACACGTGAAAGTGCATGGAGGTCACCAGGATGGGACGAGTGTGTTGCTTACACAGTACCGCTGATACGTGAAATGCATTCCCGTATTTTGAAACCCACATCATTTTCACCTACTCa GTGA
- the LOC123271886 gene encoding protein NipSnap isoform X1 → MSTSVIGRRLSIPAIARNLPMFTTTRFISRTLPLNQDNKSEGWLSKLGVRKMEPTKESHSRMLSDKEVIYALHTHNIRPDSIDKYLANYQENVNLIHSKKSELNCELVGSWTVEVGDLDQALHLWQYTGGFERIDRAQLALSKDEAYQRLLRERGNYLRSRHLQYLLAFSYWPQLGKREGPNIYEIRSYRLRPGTMIEWGNNWARAINHRRNNDEPFAGYFSQIGRLYNVHHIWCYKDLQARKETRESAWRSPGWDECVAYTVPLIREMHSRILKPTSFSPTQ, encoded by the exons atgtcgACATCAGTAATAGGTAGACGGTTATCCATACCGGCAATTGCTAGAAATTTGCCTATGTTTACAACAACTCg ATTCATATCGCGAACATTGCCATTAAATCAAGACAATAAAAGTGAAGGATGGTTAAGTAAGCTTGGTGTAAGAAAAATGGAGCCCACCAAAGAATCACATTCGCGTATGCTGTCAGACAAAGAAGTTATTTATGCATTACATACACACAATATACGACCTGATTCTATTGACAAGTATCTCGCTAATTA CCAGGAAAATGTAAATCTTATCCATTCCAAGAAAAGTGAATTAAACTGCGAATTAGTCGGCTCCTGGACCGTTGAAGTCGGGGATCTTGATCAAGCTTTACATTTGTGGCAATACACCGGTGGCTTTGAACGTATTGATCGTGCTCAGCTTGCATTATCTAAGGACGAa GCTTATCAACGATTACTTCGTGAACGCGGTAATTATTTGAGATCACGACATTTACAGTATCTGCTCGCATTTAGTTACTGGCCGCAACTCGGGAAACGTGAGGGTCCCAATATCTATGAGATAAGAAGCTACAGATTGAGACCTGGTACTATGATTGAGTGGGGAAATAATTGGGCACGAGCTATTAATCACAGGAGAAATAATGATGAACCCTTTGCTGGTTACTTTTCCCAAATTGGTCGCCTGTATAATGTTCATCATATTTGGT gcTATAAAGATTTACAAGCGAGAAAAGAAACACGTGAAAGTGCATGGAGGTCACCAGGATGGGACGAGTGTGTTGCTTACACAGTACCGCTGATACGTGAAATGCATTCCCGTATTTTGAAACCCACATCATTTTCACCTACTCagtaa